Below is a window of Christensenella minuta DNA.
TATGATAACCCGCTCAAGCACAAGCGCGGCGTGATTTCTATGGCACGCAGCATGGATCCGAACTCTGCGGGTTCCCAGTTTTTTATCATGCACGCGGACGCCCCGCATCTCGACGGGCAGTATGCGGCATTCGGAAAGGTTGTTGAGGGGATGGAGGTTGTCGACGAGATTGCTTCTATGAAAACGGATTTTTCAGACCGCCCGCTTGCCGATATCGTTATGGAAAAGGTTACCGTCGAAGACTGACGTGCAGCCGCTGATTCCTGATTGATTTCAAACGGTATTGATACCGCAGTATTTGCTGCGGTATTTTTTTGCTTTAAAAACGGCTTGATATAGCGAAAGTCTGCTTTCATATATGCTTTACGGCCCCACAAACAACGGAATTTCTCTGATTTTACACGGATTTTACAGAATCAAATACTTGATTTTACATTGGCATTTTATAATACACTCATCGTTAAAGTTTTCAATAATTTAAACAAGGAGAACAAAAATGAAAAAAATTATTACAGTCACAGCATTGGTACTTTGCATGGTATTTGCGGTAATCGGCTGCTCGGCACCGGCAGCAGGGGAATCCCCGGAAGCGCCGAGCGAAGCTGCTTCGCCGGAAGCAGGCGCATCCACAGAGGCAGAAGCATCCGCTTCCGCGGATGCTTCTGGCGAGACGCTCGCCGGAAGCGTACAGATGTCTGGCTCCACCTCGATGGAGACGATCGCAAATGCCCTGAAGGAAGCCTTTATGGCTACCTATCCCGATGTTTCGGTTGACGTGCAGCTCGGAGGGTCTTCCGTCGGCGTACAGGACGCACAGTCCGGAAAATCCGATATCGGAAATATTTCACGGGAATTGAAAGACGACGAGACGGGCCTTGTTGCAAACACGATTGCTATCGACGGTATCGCGGTAATTGTCCATCCGGACAACAAAGTAACGGAAATTACGTCGGAAGACCTGGTAAAAGT
It encodes the following:
- a CDS encoding peptidylprolyl isomerase; protein product: MIVIKIKGGGTIKVKLDEKAAPKTVENFKKLVNEGFYDGLKFHRVIKGFMIQGGCPKGTGTGGPGYSIEGEFSSNGYDNPLKHKRGVISMARSMDPNSAGSQFFIMHADAPHLDGQYAAFGKVVEGMEVVDEIASMKTDFSDRPLADIVMEKVTVED
- a CDS encoding phosphate ABC transporter substrate-binding protein, with the translated sequence MKKIITVTALVLCMVFAVIGCSAPAAGESPEAPSEAASPEAGASTEAEASASADASGETLAGSVQMSGSTSMETIANALKEAFMATYPDVSVDVQLGGSSVGVQDAQSGKSDIGNISRELKDDETGLVANTIAIDGIAVIVHPDNKVTEITSEDLVKVYTGEITNWKDLGGDDQPIVVIGREASSGTRGAFEELLKIEDQCKYAQELNETGAVKTAVSATPAAIGYVSLEALDDTVTALRIDGAEATEEAIKAGDYPLSRPFIMATKEGELRPEVQAFLDFVMGEEGQAVVADNKLITIS